The nucleotide window GCTACTGAAGGTTCGACACCCTTTTTCCGGTAATCGGCCACGGCAAAACGGAGGGCGGTTTCAACCATCTCCCGGACCGCCGGAACGGGGCTGGAGCAATCCTCTCCTGCCATGAAGTCGAGGCCGCACCGGCCGGGCAGCAGGTCATACATCTCGCGCGGGATCGTGTGCGTGCAGTAGAAAAACCGCCCCACGGCGATCTTCCGGAAAACCTTGGCCCACATCTCGGGCTCCCACTGGTCCTTCGTAAAGCGCCAGCCGGGGGCCTCGATCATTTTCAGATAATGGTCCGCTCCCTGGATCTTGAGCAGGTGGAGGAGACTCTTGTATTCCGGCCCGCCGATCGGCTCCGCATCGCGGTTGTCGGTGGCGAGGATCATGATACCTCCCTTCCCGATCGCCGGGAGGGCGTTGTGGGCAGCCTTTACCGCCTGGTAGTGGTTCCGGCCGACATAGCCGCCGTGGGTGAGGATAATGTCGTACTCCCGCTCCACCGGGACGGAGACGGTTTCCCGGATGAGGTCGCCCGCCGCTTCGTGCGCCGCTTCGAGATCCCCGGCGAAGACGCCGGTCAGGCGCAGGTCGCGATCAAGCGTCGTGTTTACGATAAAATCAACGCCCACCGTCCGGGCGATCGCGAGGGATTCCTCGTGGCAGGGGTTGTGCCGGAGGATCAGGTTCTGTGCGCAGGGAGATTCAAGAAAGCCGGGGCTGTGGAACTTCTCGATGGTTCGCTTGTCCACGAGGCCCGGGCAGATCGCCTTCCGTCCGCCGGAGAGCCCCGCCATGTAGTGGCTCTCCACGAGGCCCGTCGCGATCCGGAGGTCGGCCCGGAAAAAGGCGCTGTTCACGAAGACATCCCCGCCGGTCGGGATCTTGCCGATGAAGGTGAGCGAGGGGAGCGCCTCGCAGTCGTGGTCGTGCACGGGGTAGTCCCGGAGGATATCCTCACCCAGAATTTCGACCCGTTCGGCCTGGGTACTCGGCCGGTGCATCCCGTTTCCGATGACGATGGTGGTGTTTTTCCGGGAGATTCCCTCCGCCTCCAGCCGGTTCAGCAGAGGCCGGAGGAGGCCGGTCTCCC belongs to Deltaproteobacteria bacterium and includes:
- the larA gene encoding nickel-dependent lactate racemase, encoding MQSDIHKTAQTVDTTDWREIPVDYGRYRLDVRVPPHCVILGMKGIPLISDPKAAYEEALSHPIGCPPLAEIIRSKGKPAAELTTAVTVSDITRPVPYRGETGLLRPLLNRLEAEGISRKNTTIVIGNGMHRPSTQAERVEILGEDILRDYPVHDHDCEALPSLTFIGKIPTGGDVFVNSAFFRADLRIATGLVESHYMAGLSGGRKAICPGLVDKRTIEKFHSPGFLESPCAQNLILRHNPCHEESLAIARTVGVDFIVNTTLDRDLRLTGVFAGDLEAAHEAAGDLIRETVSVPVEREYDIILTHGGYVGRNHYQAVKAAHNALPAIGKGGIMILATDNRDAEPIGGPEYKSLLHLLKIQGADHYLKMIEAPGWRFTKDQWEPEMWAKVFRKIAVGRFFYCTHTIPREMYDLLPGRCGLDFMAGEDCSSPVPAVREMVETALRFAVADYRKKGVEPSVAFIREGPYAIPHLVTAKATAR